Within Montipora foliosa isolate CH-2021 chromosome 3, ASM3666993v2, whole genome shotgun sequence, the genomic segment cagttataattaaatttcaacctgcaacctgcaaaaactACCTGCCGGTTGGAAGATGTTACTAATAAAAGAAAGATACCCATGGAAGAGGATGGAGACATGATTTTTGGAAAGCATGAATACCAGTCTTTAAAAGACATCAAGGACAAACGAAGCAAAGAGCTAGTGAAATTGAAGATCCAGCAGCTACTTTTTGAAGCTCAGTTTGGCAACAATTCACAAGACACTGCTTGTAACATCAGTTGTTCTTGGGACAGCCCATATCAGCAGAGGCTTTACTGATCATGTGTAGAGGGTCTACCCCTGCTTTTGAACAAGCTATATTAACAATTCATGTATTttgcaattgtctttttttcatgtattttgCAATTGTCtttagctttccaaatctttcacggtggctattcgacctttatcaactcgtttgataaaataaatttctgtttcaatctcccaccgacgcagtaccacagtttctttagaaactaaaatttttgtcttttaatgAAGTCACAATGTCATCGTCTAAGAAATTTTATGATTTTTGAAACCTTAATGTTTCTCCACTTAGCTGTGAACTATAGACAGTTTATTTGGCATTTTGTATCTGGCAACATGATCTAAAGTGGGACAAAGATAGCAGCAATTAATTATGCCAGCCCTAAACTTATATTATCATTTAAAAACTTCTTCTCAGGGTGcaaataaaatgtaaattaatcTTGGTGTGAAATTACACACAATGACGAATGGTGTAATTTAAAACTATACAGAAAGATAACACTGACACCTTTacattacctttgaaaactgaGGTATGGaaaattttttccctttcactTAAATATATTCTTAGGTTTCACTTTGCTTTTATTACAATCACTGAAGAGAAGGCTGTTTCTAAGGTAAAAGAACTTTCCATTGCCAGGGAACCTGCCCAGGACTATTAACATACTCTGAGAGGTAACCTCTCATCTGACTGGCACTTCTTGTGTGATTCATTCCAGGAAGAGCCAGATTCTCAAATGTGTTGTCTCCAGTTTGCCTCCATTCACCAGCAATAACTTCAccgttttcattttcataatccAGGGACCCTGGCGTTGTGTAGACTGTTGGGCATTTGTTAATAAGGAAGTTATGCAATGCCAGACATGAATGAACTATGCTTATTGCGTTTTTTGGCTTAACACACAGTGTGGAGTGGAAAATTCTAAATTTAGCACTAAGAATACCAAACGCATTCTCGCTCACTCTCCGAGCTCTAGATAATCGATAGTTAAAAACCCTTTGCTCTTCTGATATCGCCCTCCTTGCGTAAGGCTTCATGACATTTTCTGTCAGGCTAAACGCATCGTCTCCCACGAAATAATGTGGCACCAGAGTATCCCATTCTTCCACCATGGCGTCATTCACTGGGAGAGGTTTTGGCTCAGGGATGTTTAGCTGTTTGGCCTCAAGTGCGTGGTAGAAGACGATGTTCCTCAGAACTCCACCATCACTAATGCGACCATAGCAGCCAACATCAGCAAACACAAATTCTGCATTAGGGCCCACGACTGCCATAAGCACAATGCTGAAGAACcctttgtaattaaaataatcGGAGCCAGTTCCTGGGGGGTGTAGGATCCGGACGTGTTTCCCGTCGATAGCTCCGATACAATTCAGCAGTTGCCATCTTCTATGAAAACGCTTGGCGATCTTTAACCATTCTTCCTCGGAACTTGGGCATGTGATATATGACGCAAGGACGGTAGAAATCGCCTCACATACTCTGGGGATTATGAGAGAAAGTGTTCCTTTGTTAATCCGGAACTGATATTGGAGACTTGTGTACGTCTCACCGGTAGCCAGAAAACGAAGCGTCACAGGAAGCTGCTCAGCTGGTGAGATGGCATTTCTCATTTTCGTGTCtctctttttcaaaaaggggtacACACTTTGCACGAGCTCTTCAAATGTTGCAAGGTCTAAACGCAGATAATTTCTGTAGTGTTCGGGGTCTCTCTCgagcacaggcagcccaagctctcTTTATGAACCACACAAGGAACACAATATGGCGTCgaattataagggtttgtatgggattttCTACAAGATATCCATGGAGGTAGTTAGAAGTGGAAATATTCAATATAAATGGCTTACCTTATTCCATACATGTGTTGTTTGCTCCTGGTGTCGCTATTTTACCGATTTAACTTGATTTAAGCGATTTTTTGCAACCT encodes:
- the LOC137995429 gene encoding uncharacterized protein, whose translation is MRNAISPAEQLPVTLRFLATGETYTSLQYQFRINKGTLSLIIPRVCEAISTVLASYITCPSSEEEWLKIAKRFHRRWQLLNCIGAIDGKHVRILHPPGTGSDYFNYKGFFSIVLMAVVGPNAEFVFADVGCYGRISDGGVLRNIVFYHALEAKQLNIPEPKPLPVNDAMVEEWDTLVPHYFVGDDAFSLTENVMKPYARRAISEEQRVFNYRLSRARRVSENAFGILSAKFRIFHSTLCVKPKNAISIVHSCLALHNFLINKCPTVYTTPGSLDYENENGEVIAGEWRQTGDNTFENLALPGMNHTRSASQMRGYLSEYVNSPGQVPWQWKVLLP